In Terriglobia bacterium, one genomic interval encodes:
- a CDS encoding transposase: protein MALPRSKYVQEGQEGVYHCFSRCVRRAFLCGFDTLTLRDFSHRKAWLVDRLRYLAAIFAIEVCAYAVMETHYHSILRTRPDIVALWSDREVATHWLTLFPQHRHISGAPMPPVEKDITALADRPERIAELRKRLCSLSWFMSRLNEFIARAANKEDKVKGRFWESRFKCQALLDEAATACCMVYVDLNPIRAGLAATPEESDFTSIQERIRAWRKTTMTAGAAPSKEVGQPINHESVGKRTTVPENAAAISDPIPDDLSIWAHPSDDWLCPIQSESGRRGILQMTPAQYFDLVDKSGRMMRSGKLGAIDADLEPILRRIGANPDAWFGTVSRFGSKFRLAAGMVSSLRNFADRLGRRWLQGAAMARTVFGSPPPQLA from the coding sequence ATGGCTTTGCCACGCAGCAAATACGTCCAGGAAGGGCAAGAAGGGGTCTATCACTGTTTCAGCCGGTGCGTCCGCCGGGCATTCCTGTGCGGGTTCGACACGCTCACACTCCGGGACTTCTCCCACCGCAAGGCATGGCTGGTCGACAGGTTGCGGTATCTGGCGGCCATCTTCGCCATCGAAGTCTGCGCCTACGCCGTCATGGAGACTCACTACCACAGTATTTTGCGTACCCGTCCTGACATCGTCGCGCTGTGGTCTGATCGGGAAGTCGCAACCCATTGGCTGACACTCTTCCCCCAACATCGCCACATCAGCGGCGCTCCCATGCCACCCGTCGAGAAGGACATTACCGCCTTGGCGGATCGTCCCGAGCGCATCGCCGAACTACGCAAACGTCTGTGCAGCCTGAGCTGGTTCATGAGTCGGCTCAACGAATTCATCGCCCGGGCGGCAAACAAAGAGGATAAGGTCAAGGGCCGGTTCTGGGAATCGCGGTTCAAATGCCAGGCGCTGCTCGATGAAGCCGCCACCGCCTGCTGCATGGTGTATGTTGACCTCAATCCCATCCGGGCCGGTCTGGCAGCGACTCCGGAAGAGAGCGACTTCACCAGCATCCAGGAACGGATCCGCGCCTGGCGGAAAACAACGATGACTGCCGGCGCCGCTCCGAGCAAAGAGGTCGGGCAACCGATCAATCATGAATCGGTCGGCAAGCGCACGACAGTGCCTGAGAATGCCGCGGCAATCTCGGACCCCATTCCTGACGACCTTTCCATCTGGGCGCATCCCTCAGATGATTGGCTTTGTCCCATTCAATCAGAGTCCGGAAGGCGCGGGATCCTACAGATGACTCCAGCCCAGTATTTCGATCTCGTGGACAAGTCGGGACGGATGATGCGGTCGGGCAAACTGGGAGCCATCGATGCCGATCTCGAGCCAATCCTGCGTCGGATCGGCGCCAATCCCGACGCCTGGTTTGGAACCGTCTCCCGCTTCGGATCCAAATTCCGCCTTGCCGCCGGGATGGTTTCCAGTCTGCGCAATTTTGCAGATCGCCTGGGCAGGCGCTGGCTCCAGGGCGCCGCCATGGCTCGCACCGTTTTCGGATCCCCGCCGCCGCAGTTGGCCTGA
- a CDS encoding VWA domain-containing protein: protein MRLLFERRITSFAAAAAVLLLFSSGSQPAETEKPPVPQNVFKISANLVVVDVQVVDKKTLKAVGGLTGSDFAVYEGGVRQEITHFSRDTMPLSIVFLFDITATVRPVLRQLAEGAGQALRHLRPEDEVAVMAFTKTARVVEDFTFNTQKIANAIGRASRLLSLNSERALMNEAVYQAAVQSRKSHNAPGRRVIIVLNDALVANFPRGHVHSERQAFGELFESDSMVCGLVAQSSLSKLMAVLYVNNPMFLPAIKALHPGSLRNYAQRTGGEVILATESGISEKLADLLDHLRARYSLGYSPSNVARDGKFRSIKVKLSPEQQARWQMNLVIRAKEGYYAR from the coding sequence ATGAGGCTCCTGTTTGAACGCAGAATCACTTCATTTGCGGCTGCAGCGGCGGTATTGCTGCTGTTCAGTTCAGGATCCCAGCCTGCAGAGACAGAGAAGCCGCCCGTGCCGCAGAATGTCTTCAAGATCAGTGCAAACCTGGTGGTTGTCGATGTTCAGGTTGTGGACAAGAAGACCCTGAAGGCAGTCGGTGGTTTGACTGGATCGGATTTCGCGGTTTATGAGGGCGGCGTCCGCCAAGAAATTACTCATTTCAGCAGAGATACGATGCCCCTGTCGATAGTCTTTCTGTTCGACATCACGGCCACTGTACGTCCGGTGCTTCGGCAATTGGCTGAAGGTGCAGGACAGGCATTGCGCCATTTGAGACCTGAAGACGAGGTAGCGGTGATGGCCTTCACCAAAACCGCCCGGGTGGTTGAAGACTTTACGTTCAACACGCAAAAGATCGCAAATGCCATCGGCCGAGCGAGCCGGTTGCTGAGCTTAAACAGCGAACGTGCTCTTATGAACGAGGCGGTCTACCAGGCAGCCGTGCAGTCACGCAAGTCGCACAACGCGCCTGGCCGCAGAGTGATCATCGTGCTGAACGATGCGTTGGTGGCCAACTTCCCTCGAGGTCACGTCCATTCGGAGAGGCAGGCGTTTGGGGAGTTGTTTGAATCGGACAGCATGGTTTGCGGTTTGGTGGCTCAGAGTTCCCTGTCCAAACTCATGGCGGTCTTGTATGTCAACAATCCCATGTTTCTCCCGGCGATCAAAGCGCTTCATCCCGGGAGCCTCCGAAACTACGCCCAGAGAACGGGAGGAGAGGTGATCCTTGCAACCGAGTCCGGTATAAGCGAGAAATTGGCCGATCTTCTCGATCATCTGCGCGCCCGCTACAGTCTCGGATACTCACCATCAAACGTTGCTCGAGACGGCAAGTTCCGATCGATCAAGGTCAAGCTCTCGCCGGAGCAACAGGCCCGATGGCAAATGAATCTCGTCATCCGGGCGAAGGAAGGATACTACGCCCGTTGA
- a CDS encoding ribbon-helix-helix domain-containing protein, translating into MSKSKIAITLEEATLELLDELVAQSMFPSRSQAIEEALGEKLSRLQRTRLARECAKLDPEFERALAEEGMSEDLRQWPEY; encoded by the coding sequence ATGTCAAAATCAAAGATCGCAATAACCCTTGAGGAAGCTACCCTGGAACTGCTGGATGAATTAGTCGCGCAGTCCATGTTCCCAAGCCGCAGCCAGGCAATTGAAGAAGCCCTTGGGGAGAAGCTCTCCCGATTGCAGCGCACCCGGCTGGCCAGGGAATGTGCCAAGCTCGATCCTGAATTCGAGCGGGCTCTAGCGGAGGAAGGGATGTCAGAGGACCTAAGGCAATGGCCCGAATACTGA
- a CDS encoding type II toxin-antitoxin system PemK/MazF family toxin, protein MARILRGEIRWADLNPARGNEQEGKRPVLILSHDVFNERSGTVIAVALTSQQQRAGFPLTLELQSQDLPKKSWVKISQIRTLAIERIGSRLGRAAPEELAKVVDGVMEIIGT, encoded by the coding sequence ATGGCCCGAATACTGAGGGGAGAAATTCGCTGGGCCGACCTGAATCCGGCCCGAGGAAACGAGCAGGAAGGAAAGCGTCCTGTGCTGATACTCAGCCACGACGTTTTTAATGAGCGGTCCGGCACGGTGATTGCGGTGGCGTTGACGAGCCAGCAGCAGCGAGCGGGGTTCCCGCTGACATTGGAGCTTCAATCACAGGATCTTCCCAAGAAATCGTGGGTCAAGATTAGCCAGATCCGCACGCTTGCGATCGAGCGGATAGGTTCCCGGCTCGGTAGAGCGGCGCCGGAAGAACTCGCAAAAGTTGTGGATGGAGTAATGGAAATCATAGGGACATAG
- a CDS encoding ABC transporter ATP-binding protein, whose amino-acid sequence MLEAQRLTKYYNRKCVVREVSFKIHPNDIVGYLGPNGAGKSTTVKMIVGLLRSSNGQVLFKGHPIEKQIIEFKSHLGYVPEEALLYSHLSGREYLQLAGRLRSMPENALNAKIDELLRLFSLTASKHAPISSYSKGMKQKIMMIAALLHNPDILILDEPLSGLDVTSILIVRSLLKSLAAQGKAVLYSSHVLEVVEKICNRVLVIHRGNLVADDSMENMKQLMQLPSLEEIFTQLVQDENTEQVARQMAEIIQN is encoded by the coding sequence ATGCTCGAGGCGCAACGCCTTACCAAGTACTACAACCGCAAGTGTGTGGTCCGGGAAGTCAGCTTCAAAATCCATCCGAATGACATTGTCGGATATCTCGGCCCGAACGGGGCCGGGAAGAGCACAACTGTGAAGATGATTGTGGGGCTGCTCAGATCCTCGAACGGCCAGGTTCTATTCAAGGGTCATCCCATAGAAAAACAGATCATCGAATTCAAGTCGCATCTCGGCTACGTGCCCGAGGAAGCGCTTCTCTATTCTCACCTTTCCGGACGCGAATATCTTCAGCTCGCCGGACGCCTCCGCTCCATGCCGGAAAATGCGCTGAATGCCAAAATCGATGAGCTGCTGCGATTATTTTCACTCACCGCCTCCAAGCACGCGCCGATTTCTTCCTACTCCAAGGGTATGAAGCAAAAGATCATGATGATTGCCGCATTGCTCCATAATCCGGATATTCTGATTCTTGACGAACCTCTTTCAGGCCTCGATGTCACCTCGATTCTCATTGTCAGGAGTCTACTCAAATCTCTGGCCGCTCAAGGCAAGGCTGTCCTCTATAGTTCTCACGTTCTTGAGGTGGTTGAAAAGATATGCAATCGGGTGCTGGTCATCCACAGAGGCAACCTCGTGGCGGATGACTCGATGGAAAACATGAAGCAACTCATGCAGCTCCCGTCACTGGAGGAGATCTTCACTCAGCTGGTTCAGGATGAGAACACGGAACAGGTTGCCCGGCAAATGGCCGAAATTATTCAGAACTAG
- a CDS encoding outer membrane lipoprotein-sorting protein, whose translation MERPPNGLLTILLLFAVCAALANPGTHRPFPRAEIDVRKIIDRIDRIFRGNSSIGTMEMSVVTSHWRRDMTLAIWSEGTDKVLVKVLAPKKEAGTATLKVGSDIWNYLPKIDRTIRIPTSMMMASWMGSHFTNDDLVKESRLVRDYDIKLSFDGARDGQEVYEFTLTPLPQAPVVWGRITMVVRKNDLMPLGAKYYAEDGRLKRTLVFSQFRELGGRLVPSVMHMTPEDKPGEYTEIRYTELKFDIPLPPDTFSLAALRK comes from the coding sequence ATGGAACGCCCCCCAAACGGGCTTTTGACGATTCTCTTGTTGTTTGCGGTCTGCGCCGCGCTCGCGAATCCTGGGACTCACCGTCCATTTCCGCGTGCCGAAATCGATGTCCGCAAGATCATCGATCGCATTGACCGCATTTTCAGAGGCAACTCGTCGATCGGCACGATGGAGATGTCCGTGGTTACGAGCCACTGGCGCCGTGACATGACTCTGGCTATATGGTCCGAAGGGACAGACAAAGTCCTGGTGAAGGTTCTGGCGCCGAAGAAGGAGGCCGGGACGGCGACCTTGAAAGTCGGTTCGGACATCTGGAATTACCTGCCGAAAATCGATCGCACCATCCGGATCCCCACTTCGATGATGATGGCCTCGTGGATGGGCTCTCATTTCACCAACGACGACCTGGTGAAGGAGAGCCGCCTCGTACGGGATTATGACATCAAGCTTTCGTTCGACGGCGCCCGCGACGGTCAGGAGGTTTACGAATTCACGTTGACCCCATTGCCGCAGGCGCCGGTCGTCTGGGGGCGCATCACCATGGTGGTCCGCAAGAACGACTTGATGCCCCTTGGGGCGAAGTATTATGCGGAAGACGGCCGGCTCAAGCGCACCTTGGTGTTCTCCCAGTTTCGGGAGCTGGGAGGGCGGCTGGTTCCGAGTGTCATGCACATGACCCCGGAAGATAAGCCGGGGGAATATACCGAGATACGATATACCGAACTCAAATTCGACATCCCTCTGCCGCCGGACACGTTTTCGCTGGCAGCGTTGCGCAAATAA
- a CDS encoding ABC transporter permease: MSALWVAPRLGWRNLWRNPRRSMITLAAIAAAYAFLIGLIGLMEGLKDQLLRNGTRLQLGDFQIHDSSYLPDRNINDTIGGDEGVDLQALLARVSTQPEIEGLSPRVYGFGLLSTGSFSSGAQILGVEPAAELSVTTLLRGLLPGSGFPAKGGRGLILGHALAEEIHAKIGVEVAVVTQAADGTLGNDLFQVVGILRTGLTYQDRSLAVTHGSDLQELLALAPGRIHELAGRIRDPLLADGICARLNGSRVLPPRSQARSWGDLSPQLRDYVKLSESTNGFMIFMVALFAAFGVLNTTMMAVFERTREIGMLGSLGMHPALILFTILLESLFLTMLGLAGGFGIGALMMSYLTGHGLDLSRWIGEVSMLGTRMDPILKGAWVWDQVIWAAAGLIAATLFAAFLPARRVAWMRPVAALTAPTEG; encoded by the coding sequence ATGAGCGCGCTTTGGGTCGCACCACGGCTGGGCTGGCGCAATCTTTGGCGAAATCCGCGGCGCAGCATGATCACGCTGGCGGCGATTGCCGCGGCCTATGCGTTTCTCATTGGCCTGATCGGCCTCATGGAAGGGCTCAAGGACCAATTGCTCCGTAACGGCACCCGTCTCCAGCTGGGTGACTTTCAGATCCACGACAGCAGCTACCTCCCGGACCGGAACATCAACGACACCATAGGTGGGGACGAGGGAGTCGATCTGCAAGCGCTGCTTGCCCGCGTCTCCACGCAACCCGAGATCGAGGGCCTTTCTCCCCGCGTTTATGGATTCGGTTTGCTTTCCACCGGTTCCTTCTCGTCCGGGGCCCAGATCCTCGGCGTCGAGCCCGCCGCCGAACTGAGCGTGACCACTCTCCTGCGTGGGCTCCTTCCGGGGAGCGGCTTTCCCGCGAAGGGCGGGCGGGGGTTGATCCTCGGGCATGCGCTGGCAGAAGAGATCCACGCCAAAATCGGCGTCGAGGTGGCTGTGGTGACCCAGGCCGCCGACGGCACTCTGGGCAATGACCTGTTCCAAGTCGTCGGCATCCTGCGCACCGGTTTGACCTATCAGGACCGGTCCCTCGCGGTGACTCACGGGAGCGATTTGCAGGAGCTGCTGGCGTTGGCGCCGGGCCGCATCCACGAACTGGCGGGGCGAATCCGGGATCCGCTCCTCGCCGACGGGATTTGCGCCCGTTTGAACGGCTCCCGGGTGCTGCCGCCGCGCTCGCAGGCCCGGAGTTGGGGGGACCTGTCGCCCCAGTTACGGGACTATGTGAAATTGAGCGAAAGCACGAACGGGTTCATGATATTCATGGTGGCTCTGTTCGCGGCGTTCGGAGTCCTCAACACCACGATGATGGCCGTGTTCGAGAGGACCCGCGAAATCGGCATGCTCGGGTCTCTCGGCATGCATCCGGCACTGATTCTCTTTACCATTCTGCTCGAGAGCCTGTTCCTCACCATGCTGGGATTGGCAGGAGGCTTCGGCATCGGGGCACTGATGATGTCCTATTTGACGGGCCATGGATTGGATTTGAGCCGGTGGATTGGCGAGGTTTCGATGTTGGGCACCCGGATGGATCCCATTCTGAAGGGCGCATGGGTCTGGGACCAGGTGATCTGGGCCGCCGCAGGTTTGATCGCGGCCACGCTGTTCGCGGCCTTTCTGCCCGCGCGCCGCGTAGCCTGGATGCGGCCCGTAGCCGCATTGACTGCGCCGACGGAAGGCTGA